CGACCAGCAGCAACGGCGCGGGACCCGATTGCAGATAAGCGTCGCCCCACTGCATCAGCGCGAGCACGGCCGGAAGCAGGTCCCGTCCCATCGCCGTGAGCACGTACTCGTGCCGCGTGCGCTTGCCCTCCTCCTGGTACGGCCGCTTTATCAGCAAGCCGGCCTCGGTGAGTTTGCGTAGCTGGCCCGCGGCGGCCGCGTCGGTGATCCCGACCCGGCTGGCGAACCCGTCGAACCGCCGGGTCCCGTAATACGCCTCGCGCAAGATGAGGACCGCCGAGCGAGTGCCGACGATCTCGAGCGCCTTCGCGATCGAGCACTCCTCGGCTTTCCACGAGCTGAGATCGGCCAACGGTCCTTCCATCACTGCTGCCATGACGAACATCATACCGATGCTGACTTTCCTCGACTATCGTCAGATGTAGTCTGACTATGTGTCGATAGAGCCAGGCATGGCAGCCCGGCTCTCGGTCCGAGAGGAAACACCATGAGAGACGCGGTGATTGTCGAAGCGGTACGCACCCCGATCGGCAAGGGCAAGCCGAACGGCGCACTGCACAACATCAACGCGGTGGACCTGCTGGCCCACAGCCTGCGCGAGGTAGT
The DNA window shown above is from Nocardia sp. NBC_01730 and carries:
- a CDS encoding winged helix-turn-helix transcriptional regulator; amino-acid sequence: MMFVMAAVMEGPLADLSSWKAEECSIAKALEIVGTRSAVLILREAYYGTRRFDGFASRVGITDAAAAGQLRKLTEAGLLIKRPYQEEGKRTRHEYVLTAMGRDLLPAVLALMQWGDAYLQSGPAPLLLVEASTGAPVRVQVRSETEREIELDELGVRLNEEYAREVRLRSGTKN